Part of the Mesotoga sp. UBA6090 genome is shown below.
AGTACACAACTTCATACGACGAGGATATTCTTACCTTCGTGAACAACATAAAGACAATCGAAGGGGGAACTCATCTCACTGGCTTCAAGACTGTCCTCACAAAGACAATGAATGATCTGGGCAGAAAGCACAACATTTTGAAAGAAAAAGACCCGAATCTTCAGGGTGAAGATCTGAGGGAGGGCCTTTCCGCGATCTTGAGCGTTTTTGTCATGGAACCGCAATTTGAGGGACAGACTAAAGCGAAACTCGGAAACGATGAGGCTTTCGAAGCAGTGATGAAGGTAGTGAAAGAGAAGCTTGAAGAGCACTTTGACTACAATCAGAAGGATCTAAAGGCAATATTGAGCAAGGCCCTTGAAGCTTCCAGGGCAAGACTTGCAGCCAAAAAAGCTAGAGAGATGATCCGAAGAAAAAACGCCCTCGAGAATACTACTCTTCCAGGTAAACTTGCAGATTGTATCTCTGAAAATCTGGATGAAACCGAGATATTCATAGTCGAAGGAGATTCTGCCGGCGGTTCAGCGAAAATGGCACGCTCGAGAGAAATGCAGGCCATTCTTCCGCTCAGAGGTAAGATATTGAACGTGGAAAAGGCAGGACTTGACAGAATGTTGAAGAGCGAAACAATAAGCAACATTATCGTCGCTCTCGGAACAGGCATGGGCGAGGATTTCAACATAGAATCCCTGAGATACGGAAGGATCATAATCATGACCGATGCCGATGTTGACGGCGCTCATATAACCACATTGCTTCTGACTCTCTTTTACCGGTATATGACACCGCTGATAACCGCTGGGAAAGTCTTCATTGCTCAAGCTCCACTTTATAAGATTGAAATGAATCGCCAGAAGTTCTACTTTTATAGCGATGAGGAACTTACGGCTTTTCTGAAAGAGCATTCTGACAGAAAGCTGAATTACTCCAGATTCAAAGGACTCGGTGAGATGAATCCCGAACAGCTCTGGGAGACAACAATGAACCCCGACGACCGGAAATTGGTCCGGATAAATATCGAAGATGCACAAGAAGCTGATCGTGTATTCACCATTCTAATGGGTAGCGAGGTGGAGGAAAGAAGGTCGTTTATACAACGGCATGCACTAAGTATTTCCAATCTTGACGTATGAGCCTTTCTCTTAGAGCCGGGATTTGCGTGGTAGTCCTTTTTGCCATTTGGATGCTTTGCATAGCGAATTTCGTACTGGAGTCATTCTTCACGGCTCCCGTTGAGCAGTTAACCAGGATTGTTAATTCGGGTGAGATTCTGGTTGAATTTCCGCTGGCCTTTAGAAGAACATGGAAAACTGATATAATTTACCCACCGGGAAGTATTGATGTCTCCGGAGGTAGGGTCTTTTTGAAACCGGGAAAGTTTGTTGTCAGTTATGAAGACAAATACTACTGGGTATCGGAGGATTTTGTTATAGTTGATTACGCTGATCTTACCGAGATTTTCAATCACCCGGTTATTGGCGGGGTTAGATTTCTTCTTACTAATGGAGTTTATGTAGCTAGCGAAAGAGACATAGACATTTTTGCCGGAGCGGTAGAGGGCATTCTTGCTGACAGAAGAGTACTGGCACTGGTATCATACTTTGACTTTGAGAACAACGTGCTGCTTCTCAGACGTGGGATTCGAGTTAAGGTCATGGACTGGGAGAGCTTAGAAGTAAACAGGGAGCTTCTTCTTCAGCTAGAAAACGCCTCCGACAGAAGCGAATATATTTTCTTAAGTGATGGTAAACTGTTGAGAGCGAGGTGACATTGATGGCCAGGGGGAAGGATTATACGGTTTCTCTCGATGTTGGCACGAACACCCTCAAGGGTGTGGTGGTAAGTAGAGAACAGACAGGTCAGATGACTCTTGAAGCTTATGGAAGCGTCAAGACTGTTGGACTTGACAAGGGCGAAGTTAAAGATGCGGTCGCTCTTAAGCAGTCGATTCAAAAACTGATCGAGGACCTAACGGGTCAGATGGGTAAGAAAGATGTTGAAGCGGACTTCAAGATAAGTTTCACGGACGGAGACTATTCGGTATTTTCCGAGAACATTGAAGAGGTTCTCTCAGAAGACAAACAGGTAATGGTTAAAGAGCAGACGATAATGAGCATTATGAGCCGACTAAAGGCCGAGAAGATGAAGACGGGTAACACTAACATACACAGAAGTTATATACGCAAGTATATTCTTGATGATGACAAAGTCGTCTTCAACCCTGTCGAGATGTATGCCAAGAAACTTAACGTCGAGATGGTCTTTGTTTCGAGCGAAGGAAAGTCAGTCGAAATATTCCGAAGGCTTTTCGAAGAACTTTTCGGAAGAGGTGACTTTTTCATTTCTCCGGCGTTGATCTCTGCCTCCGAAGCGGTACTCACCGACACCGAAAAGCAGCACGGAGTGGTAAGCGTAGTTTTGGGTCACAGTTTTTCGGAGATGGTGATCTACAGAGAGAATCTTCCTGTTTATATCTCAAGAATCCCTCTTGGAATAAGACATATAGTCCTGGATGTCGCTAGAGTACTGGGCACATCTGTGGATGAAGCCGAGAGGCTTCTCGTGAACTATGGTCATTGTAGCATGTTCCCACCGGATTCTGAGGACGTAGTAGAATACTTCGGACTCGATGAGAGAACAAGAAAAAACGTCTCTGTGAGGAGACTATCCACGGTAATATACGCAAGGGTGAAGGAACTCCTTAACAAGATAAGAAAAGAGATTCAGCTCTTCGTAATAAACAATCCCGAGTATTCGGAAGAGAGAATTCCCGGCGGAGTAGTCTTTACCGGTGGAGGTTCAAAGCTGAGAGGATTGACAGATGTAGGTGTGGAATCTCTGAAAATGCCCGTAAGAATCGGAACATACGAAACCAGTTTCAACAAGCGTATTGAGAACAGCCATGATGTTGCTAATGATCCCGTATTCAGTTCGTGTTTGGGCAATCTGGTCTCCCCCGAGGAAGTCCAGGGAGAAGCTGTAGAGAGCGTGGTTGAAAGACCTAAGAAAGGTTTCGGATCCTTTATTAAATCCCTCTTCTTTGGAGGTGAAGATGATGAGCTTTGAGATTGACACAGGTAAGAAGAATACTGAAATCAGATTGCCATCAATAAAAGTTATAGGCGTGGGTGGAGCCGGCGGAAACGCGGTTAACAGAATGATCTCTGAGGGAATTCACGGCGTGACATTCATTGCAGCCAATACGGATGTTCAGGTTCTTGAAAGCAATAAGGCAGAGCTGAGAATCCAGCTTGGAACGGAGCTAACGAGAGGTCTAGGAGCCGGTGGAAACCCTAACGTGGGTGAAAGAGCCGCCGAGGAGTCCGTCGACGAGATCGGAACATTCCTTGAGGACACAGATCTCCTTTTCATCACAGCAGGTATGGGTGGTGGCACAGGAACCGGTGCAGCTCCAATAGTAGCTTCGATAGCTAGAGAGATGGGAATTCTTACTGTCGCCGTAGTGACGACTCCCTTCTTCTTCGAAGGAAACACCCGCTTGAAGACTGCCCATGAAGGACTAAGAAGACTAAAGAATTCGGTGGATACGCTAATAAGAATCTCAAACAACAAGCTTCTGCAAGAGTTACCACCGAACACTTCAATCGTAGATGCCTTTGCAAAGGCCGACGAAACTCTCCATCACGGGATCAAGGGTATCTCTGAGCTAATAACAAAGCGCGGGTATATCAACCTTGACTTTGCCGATGTCGAGTCGGTTTTGAGAAATGCCGGAACGGCAATGCTGGGCATAGGGGTAGGCTCCGGTGAAAGGCGCGCTGAAGAAGCTGCGCGAAGAGCCCTTGAAAGCCGGCTGCTCGAGAAACCTATCGATAATGCGACAGGCATAATTCTCAACGTCTCGGCTAAGAACATTACGCTCAGAGAGATGAATATTGCTGCCGCTATAGTGAGACAGAACTGCAGTGAGGATGCCGATGTCAAACTCGGACTTATCGTTGATCCTGACATGAACGATGATGAGCTTGATATAACCTTGATAGCGGCAGGTCTGGAGCTCGACGAAGGCGAACTGATGGGCGATGCCTCAGACATCCCCGCTATCTACAGATTCGGATTGGACATAAACGAGGAGGAATAGTAGTTGAGAGTCTATAAGAGGCTCGGAGAGCTACTCATTGATCAAGGTCTCATCGGTGAGGATGCTCTCAAGCAGGCTGTAGCGCTGCAAAAAAAAGTAGGAAAGCCGATTGGCGAAGTTCTTGTCGGAATGGGTGTCATTTCGTGGGAGGACATTTACGATTCTCTTTCCAAACAATACGGCCTCAAGGTACTTGATGATGTACCTAATTTACTATCTCCAGAAGTTCTTAGAATGATTCCCAAGCCAGTTGCGGACAGGCTTAACGTGATTCCAATCGATTTTCTTCCCGAAGGCAACGTTCTTAAAGTGGTAACAACCGATGTTCTTAAGGTTCCACAAATAGACAGAGAGCTATCGTTTCTGACTGGAAGTAAGATACTAACTCTTCTTGTACCTCCCCCAATGTTTGATGCACTTTACAAATCCTCTTACGAGGAGTCTGCTTCTAGCGAGATCATAGACAACACTTTCAGCATAGAACAGCATACGGAAATAGATCTCGAGGATGACAAACAGGACGAAACCGATGATACTCCCGTCGCAAAGTTCATAAACTCACTTCTAGACAACGGAATCAGAAACGATGCCAGTGACGTCCATCTAGAACCTTACGAAAAAATAGCCGTTGCCAGACTGAGAGTCGACGGGGTTTTGAGAAAAGTTCTCAGTTATCCTAGAAAGGCTCACAACTCGGTTGTATCAAGAATCAAAGTAATGTGTAATCTGGATATTTCAGAGAAGAGAATGCCTCAGGATGGAAAGTTCTATATTAGAAGGGGCAATGAGCAGTTCGACATGAGAGTTTCGACAATGCCAACAATTTTCGGCGAGAAAGTTGTTATGAGAATTCTTAGGGTCTCAAATGCGAAGAAGAAGCTTGAAGATCTCGGACTCTCCGACTACAACAGGGAACGTTTCGAGAGTATTATCAGCTCTCCTTATGGAATCATACTCGTTTCAGGACCTACAGGGAGCGGGAAATCTACAACTTTGGTCGCCGTTCTTAATCAGGTTACTTCCGAGAAGCTTAACGTCTTGACCGCTGAGGACCCTGTCGAATACACCATAGAAGGCATCTCTCAATGTCAAGTCAATACGGACATTGGATTGACTTTTGCGAGATACCTGCGATCTTTCTTGCGTCAGGACCCCGACATAATTATGGTCGGTGAAATACGAGACAGAGAGACTGCCCAGCTTGCGATAGAGGCATCACTCACCGGGCATCTTGTTTTCTCGACGATTCACACGAATAGCGCCGCAGGTGCGGTGGCCCGACTTGTAAATATGGGGGTGGATCCCTTCTTGCTCGGGACCTCACTGATTGGCGTCATGGGACAGCGACTGGTAAGAAAGCTGTGCAACAACTGTAAAGTGAAGATTCCTGTGAGAGAAGAAGTAAGAAAGATAGCTTCTACTCTTTATCCTAACCGCGAGGATTTCGCCGAATATATCCCGGGAAATGGCTGCCCCGAATGTCGAGGGATGGGATATAGGGGCAGAACAAGCATCAGCGAAATCCTGGTGGTGAACAACAATCTTCGACAGCTTATAGGCAATAACGCTTCAGAAAGGGAGCTTGCAGCGGCTGCGGTCTCCTCGGGAATGCGAACTCTCTACAATGACGGCGTTCAAAAAGTTCTTGACGGAGTAACCTCACTTGAAGAGATCAAGAGAGTGGCAATAGAATACTGACCGAGCCTTCCTTCAGCTGTTAATATCCATACTTACGCATACTCAAACATACTTGCATAATGTGTGATTAGTCGTCTTTTATCGCGAATAGCAGCAAATTGCCAAAATAGCCTCCCGTTTCCGACAGTGATAGTATTGGATTGAATAATCTAAAATTCGGATTGGAGGTTTCTTTATGGCTTACAGAGTTTTGGTGTGGGGCCTGGGTGCAATGGGAAGCGGAGTGGCGAGAAATATTATGAAGAAAGAAGATCTCAGGCTGGTAGGTGCGGTTGAAAAGGATCCAGAGAGAATCGGAAAAGACCTCGGAGAGTATCTTGGCGGAGAAAAAACGGGGAGGCTTGTTTACTCAGACATTGAGAAGGCAATAGTTGAAACGAGACCCGACATTGTAGTAATCGCCACAAATTCCTTCGTCAAAGAAGTCCTTCCAAAGATAGAGGCGGCTGCCAGACACCATGTTGACATTCTTACGATAGCCGAAGAAATGGCTTTCCCGTTCGTTTCGCATCCAGAAGAATCGGAAGTACTCGAGAACATAGCCTGGCGTTATGGGGTGTCAATCCTCGGTACGGGAATTAACCCCGGATTCGTGCTGGATCTCCTCATAATAGCTATGACCGGAGCGTGTCTCAAAGTTAACAGAATCGAGGCTAGAAGAATCAACGATCTTTCTCCATTTGGAAAGACTGTGATGGAGACTCAAGGAGTGGGGACCTTTCCTGAAGAGTTCAAAAAGGGTATCGAGAAGGGAGATATCGTCGGTCACATTGGATTTCAGCAATCGATAGCGATGATTGGCAATGCACTGGGCTGGGAGATAGACAGAATTGAAGAGAGTCAAGAGCCAATCATCTCAAATACAGAGAGAAAGACAGCAGTAGCGCATGTGAAGCCGGGAATGGTAGCTGGTTGTAAGCATGTAGGACGCGGTTATTGCGGTGAGAAGCTCATGATAGAGTTGGTTCATCCTCAACAAATCCTACCAGAAACAGAAGGGGTAGACACTGGAGATTACATAGATATCTACGGCGACCCTGAAATCCATCTTTCGATAAAACCCGAAATCCCAGGAGGAAAGGGAACAATTGCTCTTGCGACAAATATGATTCCCGCAGTGATAGAAGCGGCTCCAGGACTTATCGAAATGAGCGAGCTTCCTATTCCAAGGTGCCTGATAGACGAAATAAAGGAGATGTAAGTATGAGTGCAATGAAGGGACAGTGGGTGCAAATCCACCGGATTCTTCTCAATCCAGGAGAGAGAGCGCCCTCAGTGCCCGAAGACACTGGAAACCTTCCTCTCGAACTAAGGGTAAGGGGCTTTCTACTGGAAGAAAAAGCCGAAGTCGGTGAATTAGTGACAATAGAGACAGCCGCAGGAAGAAAAGTACACGGAAAAATAGAGTCTGTCGAACCGACACATGAGCACAACTTCGGAGACTACATCCCTGAGCTGGCTGAAGCGGGAATGGAACTTACAAGATGGCTAACTGGCGGCGATGAAGATGAATGACAATTCCTACAATTCGGTTATGTCCAGGAGAAAAGAGATAATGAAGGCCTCTGTTGGAGTTGATTACGACAGGTATGAACTGGATGGAATCGCCTTTGACTACGAAGCGCTTATGAAAGATACATCTTATCCCATTGAAGAGATAAGAAAAATTCAGGCAGAGACTGGCATCGGATACACTCCTCTCATTGAACTGAAGAACATCACAAGACTCGTTAGATCGATTAGCGAACCGGGTAAGGGAGCCAGAATCTTCCTCAAAGACGAAGCGACAAACCCATCTGGAAGCTTCAAAGACCGACGAGCCTCGATTAGTGTTGCGAGGGCGAGAGAGCTTGGCTTCAGAGGCGTTATTGCCGCCACAAGCGGGAACTATGGAGCCGCAGTAGCTTCTCAGTCGATGAAGAGAGCTCTCAAGTGCATAATAGTTCAAGAGTGTTACGATAGCAAAGGGAGAGGTCAGCCGGAAATTCTCGAGAAGGCACGCGCCTGTGAAGCATATGGCGCGGAAGTAGCACAACTGACAGTTGGCCCCGAACTCTTCTATTACTTTCTCCTATTACTCGAAGAGACTGGATTCTTTAATGCCTCGCTCTATACCCCTTATGCGATTGCTGGAATCGAAACGCTGGGCTACGAGATCGCTGAGCAATCTCAAAGCGTGATAGGCAAGAATCCCGATTACGTACTTGCAACGCATGCGGGGGGAGGCAATCTCACGGGAACGGCGAGGGGTCTTCTTAAAGCTCGAGCAGACAGCACCGAGATCATTGGTGTGAGTGTAGATCTTTCGGGTCTTCATATGGCAAGCGATTCTGATTTCAACAGAAAGTCCTTCACAACAGGTCATACGGGATTCGGTATTCCCTTTGCCGTTCTTCCCGACAGATCAGACGTTCCCAGAAATGCAGCGCGCGCATTGAGATATATGGACAGATATCTTCTCGTTACGCAAGGTGAGGTTTTCTATGTCACCGAGATGCTTGCGAGACTCGAGGGCTTGCAGCGCGGCCCGGCTGGCAATACAAGCTTGACTGCTGCAATAGCTCTCGCTAAAGAGTTGCCCGAAGAAAAGACGATAGTTGTTCAGGAGACCGAGTACACAGGAGCGGGCAAATTGCCAAGCGCACAACTGACATTCGCTAGAAACAACGGAATCGAGATCATCCGTGGTGATCCGATTACCGAAGACTCTCCTGGTAAGACGATATCGATTCCCGAAGGCTACTCACAGATCGCCTACAAAGAAGTGAACATGACTGAGCTAAGAAAATCTTATATAAAGCAGCTTTTGAAACAGGGGGTTACGCTGATCGAGAGCGATTATGATTACCTTTCCGCAGAACTGAAGATCAGTGTGGCCGAAGCTAAGCAATTGGTTAAGGAGGTAAGCGGCAATGTCGATCCAGAGAAACGATGATTTCGAGAAGAGAAGCTTACATCTGCAAAATCTTTCAGATGAAGAGCTTGACAGACGATTCTGGGAGCTTGCAGAAAGAATTGTAGAACCCCTGATAGACCTTGCAGAGACCAATACCAGCCCTTCGATCGAACGCTCCGTGCTCTTGAGAATGGGACTGGACAGCTTCCAGGCCGGCGCAATTGTCACCAAGGCCAACGAACATGGCTTGCTGGGAAAGGGAGCCGGAAACATTGTAATCACTTATGCAAGGAACAACTCGTTAACCATGGAGAAAGCCGTTGAAGATCTCGTGACCGGAAAGGGCTGGGAACAGCTGGCCTCTTCTTTCAGAGGGGGTGGACGAAATGCTGCCCGTTAATGAGAAGCTCAAAGTCGAAGAGATACTGAAGGATCTGGAGCATTACGCTCCCAAGAGAAAAGGTTGGACCTGGAGGAAGAGACTTCCGCAAGGTACGAAAGTCGACGGATTCGATTACGACGAGATTTCAGAGCCTCTCGCGAATAGTATCGGGCTTCCCGCTTCTCACTATTTCGATAACATAGATCCGCAACCCGATTCCATAATAACCTCCGAGATAGCATCAGGGAGGTTTGAAGACGACATCAGAAGGATGAGAATGGCCGCCTGGCACGGAGCAGACCACATTATGGTTATCAGGACACTCGGTCAGAGTCACATCGACGGTCTGATAGAGGGAACTCCCGAGGGAATCGGAGGAATCCCGATAACCAGGAAGCAGCTAAGAGCTACAAGAAAGGCTCTAGACATCATAGAAGAAGAAGTCGGCAGACCGATCAACTTCCATTCTTATGTAAGTGGAGTGGCAGGCCCGGAGATTGCAGTTCTCTTTGCAGAAGAGGGCGTTAACGGTGCTCATCAGGATCCTCAGTACAACATTCTGTACAGGGGGATTAATCCTGTCAGATCCTTTGTAGATGCAGCCGTTGCGAAGAAAATTATGGCTAGTGTCGATATGCTTCAGATAGACGGTGCCCACAACGCCAACGCCTCCGCGAAGAGGGCCTGGAAAGTAATGCCCGAACTTCTTGTTCAGCACGCAATCAATTGCGCTTTTTCCGTGAAGGCAGGTATGAAAAAGGGTTCGATAGCTCTTTCGACAGTTCCGCCAGTGGTTTCTCCGGCTCCGGAATTCAAACTGAATTTCGTTTATGCACTGACTCTTCGAGAACTTTTCAAAGAGTACAGGTTCAGGGCTCAGATGAATACGAGATATATTGAATCCGATCTCATTGACGCCACCAGGATTCACGTTCTTGACACTCTGATCTCCAGATTGACAAGAGCAGACATCCAGTCGACCATAACTCCCGATGAAGGCAGAAATGTTCCCTGGCACATAAACTCGATAAGGGGAATCGAGACGGCAAAGCACACCTTGATAGCTCTCGATGGAATCAAAGATCTACTGAAGGTCAATGAGGAAGTTGTTAGACCTAAAATTCGTGAGATGAAAATGCGCGCAATCCTCATGATGGAAGAGATTCTTGAAGTCGGCGGATACTTTGAAGCCGTAGAAAAGGGCTTCTTTGTCGACAACGGTCAGTATCCCGAGCGAAACGGAGACGGAATAGCAAGGCAAAAAAACGGTGGAATCGGTGCGGGCAGTGTTGTTTCGAGAGACCCCGAGTATTTTGCGCCAGTATCTGAGCACTTCGGGTACAACAATATTCCTGAAGGCTTGTCTTCCCCCGATGAACCGATAGGCGGCTGTACACTCAAGGACAGATCAAAGATAAAATACATAGACGAACTGGATGAATCTGACAACGTCAATCTAAGGATTTCCCAGCAACTGCTGGATAAAGAAAAGGGTCTCATAAGTCCCGAGGTTGAATGGTGGGGTGACGGATGGGTTCAGCTTGATATGACAATCCCCGACGATCCCGATCATTCGGAAGCGGCAGCGCTCGAGATTGCAAAAAGAATGGGATTCACCGATGCATCTGTTATCAGCAAAACGGTGCTGCATCCTGTTGAAGGTACATACCTTGAACTGAAAGCAAGGGTTCCATTCAAGATCGAGAGAGACTCTCTTAGACTGCCCGAAAAACCAGATTTATTGAGTGAAGAGGAAATCACTTCTTTTGTCCAAGAACATCCTATGAGAGTCGTTGCGGGGACTGTAGGCAACGATGAACACTCGGTTGGAATTAGGGAGATTCTAGATATCAAACATGGCGGAATCGAGAAGTTCGGCTTCAAGTACACCTATCTAGGAACGAGCGTTCATCCCGAGAAGTTCATTGATGCGGCCGTGGAGACCGGCGCAGAAGCGATTCTCGTCTCAACAATCATCACTCACAACGAAGTTCACGTGAGTAACATGAAGAAAATAGCTCAACTCGCTGTTGAAAAAGGTGTGCGGGACGAAGTCATCATTATTTCCGGAGGAACTCAGATTACAAATGACCTTGCGGTCGCTTGCGGAATGGACGCTGGATTTGGACGTGGAACAAAGGGGATTCACGTAGCTTCATTCCTTGTGAAGAAAAAACGAGCACTTTCGGATAGGATCCAGTAACATCGAAGGCGGCAGATGCCGCCTTCTTTGCGTTATACTTGAAAAGATGAGCGAACAGATAGAAAATCTAATAGACAGGACTATTGATGAGATCAAGGAACTGACAGAAGACGGAAGGCTTACGGTTGCCTTTTCGGGAGGTCTTGATTCTACTCTTGTCGCCTTCCTGGCTTCGAAGGCCCTAGGAACCGATAATGTGAAACTTGTCAATGTCTGTTTCGGTCCTTACTCTTACAGCAAAGGTCTTGAAATAGTGGCGTCGCTGGCAGACGAACTGGGTCTTAAACTCGAATTTACACCGGGTTACGACGCTCAAGAAAGAGTCTGGAGTACTGGTCCGTCCTGCAACAGATGTACACGCCTAGCAAAGTTGCCCGCAGTAAGAGGCGGGGTTATTGGTCTTATTGCGACAGGAGCAAATCAATCCGATTCCTGGGGCAAGACCGGAATCGTGATAAAGGACGGCTTCTATGCGCCACTGAGAGAGTG
Proteins encoded:
- the oraE gene encoding D-ornithine 4,5-aminomutase subunit OraE yields the protein MLPVNEKLKVEEILKDLEHYAPKRKGWTWRKRLPQGTKVDGFDYDEISEPLANSIGLPASHYFDNIDPQPDSIITSEIASGRFEDDIRRMRMAAWHGADHIMVIRTLGQSHIDGLIEGTPEGIGGIPITRKQLRATRKALDIIEEEVGRPINFHSYVSGVAGPEIAVLFAEEGVNGAHQDPQYNILYRGINPVRSFVDAAVAKKIMASVDMLQIDGAHNANASAKRAWKVMPELLVQHAINCAFSVKAGMKKGSIALSTVPPVVSPAPEFKLNFVYALTLRELFKEYRFRAQMNTRYIESDLIDATRIHVLDTLISRLTRADIQSTITPDEGRNVPWHINSIRGIETAKHTLIALDGIKDLLKVNEEVVRPKIREMKMRAILMMEEILEVGGYFEAVEKGFFVDNGQYPERNGDGIARQKNGGIGAGSVVSRDPEYFAPVSEHFGYNNIPEGLSSPDEPIGGCTLKDRSKIKYIDELDESDNVNLRISQQLLDKEKGLISPEVEWWGDGWVQLDMTIPDDPDHSEAAALEIAKRMGFTDASVISKTVLHPVEGTYLELKARVPFKIERDSLRLPEKPDLLSEEEITSFVQEHPMRVVAGTVGNDEHSVGIREILDIKHGGIEKFGFKYTYLGTSVHPEKFIDAAVETGAEAILVSTIITHNEVHVSNMKKIAQLAVEKGVRDEVIIISGGTQITNDLAVACGMDAGFGRGTKGIHVASFLVKKKRALSDRIQ